From the genome of Stutzerimonas stutzeri, one region includes:
- a CDS encoding DNA-binding protein codes for MRPAEFTAEEIIEAGQALQASGRNVTGFALRQKVGGGNPTRLKQVWEQHLASQSVVSAEPVAELPVEVAEQLSQVTQALTERLSTLATDLNDRAVKAAERRVGEVVRAAGEQREQAERELADASQTVEDLERQFDEAQARVLELQQQLADAESAKQRQHVEMAQLQAQLAASEKSAREAATDFAKREEELKEQVASSRRAEQAARENEAQARGAMAQAERQHVEDAEVALRLRGELRQTTDKLATATAQLESNAEQLKQAKAELKNLRDDVRAAERAAAEATGRENAALAQVKALEAALKKTGGAAGPKPAAAKKPSVPKK; via the coding sequence ATGCGCCCTGCAGAATTCACAGCCGAAGAGATCATTGAAGCAGGCCAAGCTCTGCAGGCGTCCGGCCGCAACGTCACAGGCTTTGCCTTACGTCAGAAAGTTGGTGGTGGAAACCCAACCCGACTTAAGCAGGTTTGGGAGCAGCACCTGGCAAGCCAGTCAGTGGTGTCAGCAGAACCTGTTGCTGAGCTTCCAGTTGAGGTGGCGGAACAACTCTCGCAGGTTACACAGGCTCTAACTGAACGCCTTTCGACTCTGGCCACGGACCTAAATGATCGGGCAGTCAAAGCAGCGGAAAGGCGAGTAGGGGAGGTTGTTCGCGCCGCGGGCGAGCAACGCGAGCAGGCTGAAAGGGAATTGGCTGACGCGTCACAGACGGTAGAAGATCTAGAGCGGCAATTCGATGAGGCTCAGGCTCGAGTGCTTGAGCTGCAGCAGCAGCTCGCCGATGCAGAATCGGCGAAGCAAAGACAGCACGTTGAGATGGCTCAACTGCAAGCACAGCTAGCTGCATCAGAGAAGTCAGCAAGGGAAGCAGCGACGGATTTCGCAAAACGTGAGGAGGAGCTTAAGGAACAGGTTGCCTCTAGTCGCCGCGCCGAACAGGCTGCGCGCGAAAATGAAGCCCAGGCCAGAGGTGCTATGGCTCAAGCAGAAAGGCAGCACGTCGAAGACGCAGAAGTCGCGTTGAGGCTGCGTGGCGAGCTTCGTCAGACCACTGATAAATTGGCTACAGCCACTGCCCAGCTCGAATCCAATGCGGAACAATTGAAACAAGCGAAAGCTGAGTTGAAAAACCTTCGGGATGATGTGAGGGCCGCTGAGCGCGCCGCCGCCGAGGCCACAGGACGAGAAAATGCAGCGCTGGCCCAGGTTAAAGCTCTTGAGGCCGCGCTAAAGAAAACGGGCGGAGCTGCAGGCCCCAAGCCCGCCGCCGCAAAGAAGCCCAGTGTCCCGAAAAAATAG
- a CDS encoding type II toxin-antitoxin system HicA family toxin: MKYSEFRRWLKAQGVSFEPAKGSHFKAYFGDRQTIVPDHGSKEIGEGLRKKILKDLGLKE; the protein is encoded by the coding sequence ATGAAGTACAGCGAGTTTCGGCGGTGGTTGAAGGCTCAAGGCGTCAGCTTCGAGCCAGCTAAGGGAAGCCACTTCAAGGCATACTTTGGTGACCGCCAGACCATCGTCCCCGACCATGGATCCAAGGAAATTGGCGAAGGGTTGAGGAAGAAGATTCTGAAAGACCTGGGGCTCAAGGAATGA
- a CDS encoding type II toxin-antitoxin system HicB family antitoxin, whose product MFDYPVIVHQEDGCVWISSDDVPELNSAGDNEAEALLDAVDGLESALSLYVDQRRAVPLPSPAKPGQPVVRLPALTAAKVALWNAMCAQGVGKAEMARRLGVNRPQVDRLVDLLHRSKIEQVEHALAILGQRLEISVIAA is encoded by the coding sequence ATGTTTGATTACCCAGTAATCGTGCACCAGGAAGATGGCTGCGTGTGGATCAGCTCTGACGATGTGCCGGAGCTGAACAGCGCCGGTGACAACGAGGCCGAGGCGTTGCTGGATGCGGTGGACGGGCTGGAGTCGGCCCTGTCTCTCTACGTTGACCAACGCCGCGCGGTACCGCTGCCTTCGCCGGCAAAGCCTGGCCAGCCCGTGGTGCGCCTGCCCGCGCTGACTGCCGCCAAGGTCGCGCTGTGGAACGCAATGTGTGCCCAAGGTGTTGGCAAGGCCGAGATGGCGCGCCGGTTGGGTGTAAATCGCCCGCAGGTGGATCGGCTGGTGGATCTGCTTCACCGCTCGAAGATTGAACAGGTGGAGCATGCCCTCGCCATCCTGGGGCAACGGCTGGAGATCTCGGTGATCGCAGCCTAG
- a CDS encoding LPD7 domain-containing protein has translation MSAESDAQMQHFVSAVYSQNDASGADVSQVALASIESRSISFSRWKESADEAGEPGVIPERLLRHWVDADIASFRSLEGDVDAEIAADNIAANYRLYDEYCKEMQALAGDVAARVDELNAASRRRGIEQDRVSARDLVARLRDTESQRNLPADTSDLDGFTGGGSSATDSPVEPIVVRQILESITYKTQVDGSVMYLVHERPAFTDHGRHILLDKKALLDDEAILAAVLLAKEKYGGAFSLTGSEEFKRRALEVIAKNNIEVKLKSPAQEMMLREVAEKYPDYKFKPKMPMELQATSEAEPVDQPLESASATAQSESESTTASKALRSYAGRVLSHGAANYNNDPDENMSYFVKLETDEGEETVWGVDLKRAMSETVAGVGDIVALEFQGKQPVTVTGPDRDETGKIIGTKQIETSRNTWAVSITQKCQASDDSSTSDSTTIHSSDSVEDIRPVKAIHWWETQSSIINEHVADSNERSLLLQELGEKPSEDAVYWFDSAGNYVENPSIDALRSYEHKQFNKQLHSQEASQPDTREVEAIDSAINHMRDYSMSDTENKHPVLRGVAKDPETGEFETSVLLFKGKGDYLQGFIKVDGVKQQVLAHLNERKPDESTGEIKPNFIKLSKAVGQGDDTQWQELGFGNAVNKRNDGKQVYFDEVLFNVDGKTIGARVGKFVDEEMHRKLGFLEERIARPEKDKAPAEGTQDPKQKAPAATPEQAAPVETAGARAPRKPRAARA, from the coding sequence ATGAGCGCAGAGTCAGACGCACAAATGCAGCATTTCGTAAGCGCTGTCTACAGTCAAAACGACGCGAGCGGCGCCGATGTGAGCCAGGTTGCGCTGGCTAGCATCGAGTCGAGATCGATTAGCTTCTCTCGCTGGAAGGAATCGGCCGATGAAGCGGGAGAACCAGGTGTAATCCCAGAGCGGTTGCTGCGTCACTGGGTCGATGCCGATATCGCCAGTTTCCGCAGCTTGGAAGGTGATGTTGATGCTGAGATTGCGGCGGACAACATCGCTGCAAACTATCGGCTTTACGACGAATACTGCAAGGAAATGCAAGCCCTCGCAGGGGATGTAGCCGCGCGAGTAGACGAGCTGAATGCCGCGAGCCGCCGGCGCGGGATTGAGCAGGATCGGGTTTCAGCAAGAGACCTGGTCGCGCGCTTACGCGACACCGAGTCTCAAAGGAACCTACCGGCAGATACATCGGATTTGGATGGTTTCACCGGAGGCGGTTCGAGTGCTACCGACTCGCCGGTTGAGCCGATTGTTGTTCGCCAGATCCTCGAGAGCATCACCTATAAGACCCAGGTTGATGGCAGTGTCATGTACCTAGTGCACGAGCGCCCTGCCTTTACTGACCACGGTCGTCACATTCTCTTAGATAAAAAAGCACTGCTCGATGATGAAGCAATTCTCGCGGCGGTGTTGCTTGCAAAGGAAAAGTACGGCGGTGCCTTTTCTCTGACAGGCTCGGAGGAGTTCAAGCGCAGGGCGCTCGAAGTGATCGCTAAGAACAATATCGAGGTCAAGCTCAAAAGCCCCGCACAAGAAATGATGCTGCGAGAAGTTGCAGAGAAGTACCCGGATTACAAGTTCAAACCCAAAATGCCAATGGAGCTGCAGGCGACGAGCGAAGCTGAGCCCGTCGATCAGCCCCTCGAAAGCGCGAGTGCAACAGCGCAGTCCGAAAGCGAGAGCACAACAGCCAGCAAAGCTCTTCGCAGCTACGCGGGGCGTGTACTGTCCCATGGCGCGGCTAATTATAACAATGATCCAGACGAGAACATGAGCTACTTCGTGAAACTCGAAACGGATGAAGGCGAGGAAACAGTTTGGGGGGTCGACCTCAAACGGGCGATGTCTGAAACCGTTGCCGGCGTAGGTGACATCGTTGCGCTTGAGTTCCAGGGCAAGCAGCCAGTTACAGTTACCGGTCCTGATCGCGACGAGACAGGCAAGATTATCGGTACGAAGCAGATCGAAACGAGCCGCAATACCTGGGCGGTATCGATAACACAGAAGTGCCAGGCAAGTGATGATTCGTCCACTTCTGACTCAACGACTATTCACAGCTCCGATAGCGTTGAGGACATACGTCCAGTTAAAGCGATTCATTGGTGGGAAACTCAATCCTCGATAATCAATGAGCATGTCGCAGATTCCAATGAGCGTTCGCTGCTGCTTCAAGAACTTGGTGAAAAGCCAAGTGAAGATGCTGTGTATTGGTTCGACTCTGCTGGCAATTACGTAGAGAACCCAAGTATCGACGCATTGCGTTCTTATGAACATAAGCAGTTCAACAAACAACTTCATAGTCAGGAGGCGAGCCAACCAGATACCCGCGAAGTAGAGGCAATTGATTCAGCAATCAATCACATGAGGGACTACAGCATGTCTGATACCGAGAACAAACATCCGGTGCTTCGCGGGGTAGCGAAAGACCCCGAGACTGGCGAGTTTGAAACCAGCGTTTTGCTTTTCAAAGGCAAGGGCGATTACCTGCAGGGCTTTATCAAAGTCGACGGCGTAAAGCAGCAAGTGTTGGCTCATCTGAACGAGCGCAAACCCGACGAATCCACCGGTGAGATCAAACCCAACTTCATCAAGCTTTCCAAGGCTGTTGGCCAGGGCGACGACACCCAATGGCAAGAACTCGGCTTCGGCAATGCCGTGAACAAGCGAAACGATGGCAAACAAGTCTACTTCGACGAGGTGCTGTTCAACGTCGATGGTAAGACCATCGGCGCGCGGGTGGGCAAGTTCGTTGACGAAGAAATGCATCGCAAGCTGGGCTTCCTGGAAGAGCGGATCGCGCGCCCCGAGAAGGACAAGGCTCCTGCAGAAGGCACTCAAGACCCAAAGCAGAAGGCGCCGGCGGCAACTCCGGAGCAGGCCGCTCCGGTGGAAACAGCCGGCGCCCGCGCACCGCGAAAGCCTAGGGCTGCCCGCGCTTAA